In candidate division KSB1 bacterium, the genomic window TTGCCACGGCCCCGGAAGTCTCCACGGGGGGAATCCCAAAGGCATCGATGTGACGCTCGACGAAGGGGTATGCGGCAGGTGCCACGATGCCCCCACCCATCACATCAAGAGTTTCCAGTGGAAGCAGTCCCTCCATGCAGTTGGGGTGGCAACGGGTGCTACGCGCGCGGAGTGTGCCGAGTGCCATTCCGGGTATGGGTTTGTGCACGCTGTCGACAAAGACCTGCAATATCTCCGGCAAACGCTGGGCGAGCCCCGGGTCACCTGCCAGGTGTGTCACGATCCCCACAGCGACGAGAATCCGGATCAGTTGCGGACCACAGAAGACGTTGTACTGAAGAATGGGGAGGTGATCTCAGAGGGCGGTCTGGGCAAGCTCTGTATGCATTGCCACAAGAGCCGGCAGGACGCCGTGACCTATGCTACCGTGTGGCGCTCTCGTTTTGGTCCGCACCACAGTGTCCAGGCGGATATCCTGGCCGGCACCAACGCAGTGACCTTCGGCATGCACGTGCCGAGCTCCAACCACCTAAAAGTCGTGGAGAATTCCTGTGTTGGCTGCCATATGGCACCGACGCCGGCGGCCCCCAGTCCCGCCAAGGACCATGTGGGTGAACACACGTTTGCCATGTCCTGGGACGGCGGAACCCCGGACAACCCGGCCGACGATGTGGACAACGTAGCTCCCTGCCAGAGCTGCCATGGTCCCATCCGGTCCTTTGCCGACCTTAAGGCCAAGCAGGACTATGATGGCGATGGGCAAATCGAAAGCGCCCAGGATGAGGTGAAGGGACTGCTGGAAGCGGTAGCCATGTTGCTGCCGCCTATCGGCTCCCCGGAAGTGGCCCTGGAAGTGAGGCCCACCGTCAATCCGGGTTACACGCCCCTCCAGCTACAGGCGGCCTACAACTACCTGATGGTCAAGGAAGATGGCAGCTACGGGATCCACAATTACCAGTTCGCAGTGAACCTGCTTAAAGTCACCCATGCGGCCTTGACCACGGGTGACATCGGGGCAGGAAGGATCCTATCCATCCGGGACGTGCCGAATGACAACGGCAAGCAGGTGCTCATCACCTGGACCCGCTTCGGCGGTGATGGCATTGGGCCGATGCCGATCAAGAAGTACCTCATCTGGCTCCGCGTCGACCTGTCCAATGGGACGGCGCTGGCGCAGAAGGGTACTCCCGTGTATGAGTCCCTGTCCGCGTTCCGCCCCGAAGGGGTCAAGCCCGGGCAGGGCGCGCTGGTCATGATCGACGGAGAGCTCTGGCTGCAGGCCGGCTATGCGGAGGCGGCCGGGATGGAGCAGTACACCGCCATCGCTCCGACGCTGTTCGACTCGACTAAGACGGACGGGATGCACTGGTCCGTGTTCCGCATTTCCGGCCATACCGACATTCCAGCGATCTACGCCATGAGCGCGCCGGATAGCGGCTATTCGGTGGACAACTTGGTGCCCTCGACTCCAACCAACGTGGCGGCTACGGTGACGGCTCAGGGGATCGAGCTCACCTGGGGGAAGCCCACGGATGAGGACTTCCGCTACTTCGCCGTCTACCGCAGCACGACGCCAGGCTTTGACCCAAGCCGCCTGAGCCCGATCGCCACCACTACGGAGCCTCGCTACCTCGACCCGGATGTGGCTGCTGGCGTCACGTACTACTACCGAATCGCCGCTTTCGACTTCTCGGGCAACCAGAGCCAGTTCTCGTCGGAGGTCTCGGTCTTCGTGACCGGGGTGGCTGGACAATTAAGCGGCCGGATTCCTGCGGACTTCGTGCTCGAGCAGAACTATCCGAATCCTTTCAATCCGAGCACGGAGATCGTCTTCGGGCTGCCCAGATCCGAGGACGTGACCCTCACGGTCTACTCCATGCAGGGTCAGGCCGTACGGACCTTGGTCCGTGGCAGGATGGCTGCCGGCTATCACCGCGTGACCTGGGACGGGCGCAGTGACCAAGGCGAAACCCTTGCCGCCGGCACCTACATCTATCGCCTCCAGGCCGGAGATCTCCAGATCACGAAGAAGATGGTCTTCCTGAAGTAAGCCAAGCCAGAAGCCGGGGTAACCGCAGAAGACCGGGGTCCCGCAAGGGGTCCCGGTCTTTTTTAGTATTTGGATGTCCGCTCGGAATACGCAGGGATG contains:
- a CDS encoding T9SS type A sorting domain-containing protein; translated protein: TGLRVVGKGELVYLSGRELTGKPVTSYSWSFLSVPAGSAATLDSVNTRWTTFVPDTTGEFVIRLEIGTPAGTAADTVSIMAAKYVGLGSLARVTPQFPQCDLGCHATKVAQWRKTAHAEIFTLGIDGIASDHYQSRCISCHTVGYDVSPTANNGGFDDVARELGWTFPAATVPGNWDSLVAHYPKLAQLANIQCENCHGPGSLHGGNPKGIDVTLDEGVCGRCHDAPTHHIKSFQWKQSLHAVGVATGATRAECAECHSGYGFVHAVDKDLQYLRQTLGEPRVTCQVCHDPHSDENPDQLRTTEDVVLKNGEVISEGGLGKLCMHCHKSRQDAVTYATVWRSRFGPHHSVQADILAGTNAVTFGMHVPSSNHLKVVENSCVGCHMAPTPAAPSPAKDHVGEHTFAMSWDGGTPDNPADDVDNVAPCQSCHGPIRSFADLKAKQDYDGDGQIESAQDEVKGLLEAVAMLLPPIGSPEVALEVRPTVNPGYTPLQLQAAYNYLMVKEDGSYGIHNYQFAVNLLKVTHAALTTGDIGAGRILSIRDVPNDNGKQVLITWTRFGGDGIGPMPIKKYLIWLRVDLSNGTALAQKGTPVYESLSAFRPEGVKPGQGALVMIDGELWLQAGYAEAAGMEQYTAIAPTLFDSTKTDGMHWSVFRISGHTDIPAIYAMSAPDSGYSVDNLVPSTPTNVAATVTAQGIELTWGKPTDEDFRYFAVYRSTTPGFDPSRLSPIATTTEPRYLDPDVAAGVTYYYRIAAFDFSGNQSQFSSEVSVFVTGVAGQLSGRIPADFVLEQNYPNPFNPSTEIVFGLPRSEDVTLTVYSMQGQAVRTLVRGRMAAGYHRVTWDGRSDQGETLAAGTYIYRLQAGDLQITKKMVFLK